A window from Esox lucius isolate fEsoLuc1 chromosome 16, fEsoLuc1.pri, whole genome shotgun sequence encodes these proteins:
- the eomesb gene encoding eomesodermin isoform X3: MLGEGESNSFPSPKDAPDPEEKRKSPVSGAVYTAPGGSRYSTSLHFGSVLPPTGFSSAVCPGRNQFGPAYQFGQGGCLYPSYSSGAGGVTPSSSAGMRAQVYLCNRPLWLKFHRHQTEMIITKQGRRMFPFLSFNMTGLNLSAHYNVFVEVVLADPNHWRFQGGKWVTCGKADNNMQGNKMYVHPESPNTGAHWMRQEISFGKLKLTNNKGASNNAQMIVLQSLHKYQPRLHIVEVTEDSVDMSSSDPKTQTFTFPENQFIAVTAYQNTDITQLKIDHNPFAKGFRDNYDSIYTVPEGDRLTPSPTDPSRSHQIVPGPRYAMQPLFQDQFANNLPQNRFYNSERTVPQNNGLLSPQPEDSASQRWFVSMQQTGAGSNKLDLSSYEGDYASGLIPYSIKSLPLQTPHALSYYPDSPFSPMATGWGSRGSYQRKVATGLPWSPRPSPQGFPEDQLPVADKDIAQEDEISSSGGSLTSSWSDHHSPLDKADSAAYNGVCKRRRTSLVGPSTESSLNIKCEEDLTPTAIYTKDSPVTKSMAYCSFYMSP; encoded by the exons ATGCTCGGAGAGGGAGAAAGCAACTCCTTCCCTTCCCCCAAGGATGCCCCCGACCCGGAGGAGAAGAGAAAGTCCCCCGTG TCTGGGGCCGTGTACACCGCGCCCGGCGGGTCTAGGTATTCGACGTCGCTTCACTTCGGTTCGGTGTTGCCTCCCACGGGTTTCTCCTCGGCGGTGTGCCCCGGGCGCAATCAATTCGGCCCGGCCTACCAGTTCGGACAAGGTGGCTGTCTCTATCCGTCCTATAGCAGTGGTGCCGGTGGAGTGACCCCATCTTCCAGCGCAGGGATGAGGGCTCAGGTCTACCTCTGCAACCGGCCTCTCTGGCTCAAGTTTCATCGCCATCAGACAGAGATGATTATTACCAAGCAAGGCAG GCGAATGTTCCCGttcctcagtttcaacatgacTGGTTTGAATCTCTCCGCTCACTACAACGTGTTTGTGGAGGTCGTGCTCGCTGACCCCAACCACTGGAGGTTTCAAGGCGGGAAATGGGTCACTTGTGGAAAAGCTGACAATAACATGCAGG gaaacaaaatgtatgtgcatCCCGAATCGCCCAACACCGGAGCGCACTGGATGAGACAAGAGATCTCTTTTGGTAAACTGAAGCTTACTAACAACAAGGGCGCCAGCAACAATGCACAG ATGATAGTTCTTCAGTCTCTTCATAAGTACCAGCCAAGGCTGCACATTGTGGAGgtgacagaggacagtgtggaCATGAGCTCTAGTGACCCAAAGACCCAGACCTTCACATTCCCTGAGAACCAATTTATTGCTGTCACTGCATACCAGAACACGGAT aTCACACAACTAAAAATTGACCACAACCCTTTTGCAAAAGGCTTCAGAGATAACTATGATTC CATCTACACAGTTCCAGAGGGCGACCGGTTAACCCCGTCTCCGACCGATCCATCTCGCTCCCATCAGATCGTCCCAGGTCCCCGCTATGCAATGCAACCTCTGTTCCAGGACCAGTTCGCAAATAACCTGCCCCAGAACCGCTTCTACAACAGCGAGAGGACCGTACCCCAGAACAATGGCCTCCTATCGCCCCAGCCAGAGGACAGCGCCTCCCAGAGGTGGTTTGTCTCCATGCAGCAGACAGGAGCTGGCTCCAACAAGTTGGATCTGAGCTCCTACGAAGGGGACTACGCCAGCGGCCTGATCCCATACAGTATCAAGTCCCTGCCTCTACAGACTCCTCACGCTCTCAGCTACTACCCTGATTCTCCGTTCAGCCCAATGGCGACGGGCTGGGGCTCCAGAGGGTCCTATCAGAGAAAAGTAGCCACAGGACTCCCCTGGTCCCCGAGACCCAGCCCCCAAGGATTCCCTGAGGACCAGCTGCCAGTGGCCGACAAGGACATAGCTCAGGAAGATGAGATTAGCAGCAGTGGGGGCAGTCTAACGTCATCATGGAGCGATCACCACTCACCCCTGGACAAGGCTGACTCTGCGGCCTACAACGGGGTGTGTAAGAGGAGGCGCACATCGCTGGTGGGACCGAGCACGGAGAGCTCTCTCAACATTAAGTGTGAGGAGGACCTGACGCCCACGGCGATATACACCAAGGACTCCCCTGTTACTAAAAGCATGGCTTACTGCTCCTTCTACATGAGCCCTTAG
- the eomesb gene encoding eomesodermin isoform X1, whose translation MLGEGESNSFPSPKDAPDPEEKRKSPVVGADDPAMAGSASRYTDGLGSGRYYLSPSKTAGEVTSPCSLFPYSQSGAVYTAPGGSRYSTSLHFGSVLPPTGFSSAVCPGRNQFGPAYQFGQGGCLYPSYSSGAGGVTPSSSAGMRAQVYLCNRPLWLKFHRHQTEMIITKQGRRMFPFLSFNMTGLNLSAHYNVFVEVVLADPNHWRFQGGKWVTCGKADNNMQGNKMYVHPESPNTGAHWMRQEISFGKLKLTNNKGASNNAQMIVLQSLHKYQPRLHIVEVTEDSVDMSSSDPKTQTFTFPENQFIAVTAYQNTDITQLKIDHNPFAKGFRDNYDSIYTVPEGDRLTPSPTDPSRSHQIVPGPRYAMQPLFQDQFANNLPQNRFYNSERTVPQNNGLLSPQPEDSASQRWFVSMQQTGAGSNKLDLSSYEGDYASGLIPYSIKSLPLQTPHALSYYPDSPFSPMATGWGSRGSYQRKVATGLPWSPRPSPQGFPEDQLPVADKDIAQEDEISSSGGSLTSSWSDHHSPLDKADSAAYNGVCKRRRTSLVGPSTESSLNIKCEEDLTPTAIYTKDSPVTKSMAYCSFYMSP comes from the exons ATGCTCGGAGAGGGAGAAAGCAACTCCTTCCCTTCCCCCAAGGATGCCCCCGACCCGGAGGAGAAGAGAAAGTCCCCCGTGGTGGGTGCAGATGACCCGGCCATGGCCGGCAGTGCTAGCCGGTACACCGATGGACTCGGGTCAGGCCGATATTATCTGTCACCATCCAAGACAGCTGGAGAAGTGACGAGTCCCTGTTCCTTATTCCCTTATTCCCAGTCTGGGGCCGTGTACACCGCGCCCGGCGGGTCTAGGTATTCGACGTCGCTTCACTTCGGTTCGGTGTTGCCTCCCACGGGTTTCTCCTCGGCGGTGTGCCCCGGGCGCAATCAATTCGGCCCGGCCTACCAGTTCGGACAAGGTGGCTGTCTCTATCCGTCCTATAGCAGTGGTGCCGGTGGAGTGACCCCATCTTCCAGCGCAGGGATGAGGGCTCAGGTCTACCTCTGCAACCGGCCTCTCTGGCTCAAGTTTCATCGCCATCAGACAGAGATGATTATTACCAAGCAAGGCAG GCGAATGTTCCCGttcctcagtttcaacatgacTGGTTTGAATCTCTCCGCTCACTACAACGTGTTTGTGGAGGTCGTGCTCGCTGACCCCAACCACTGGAGGTTTCAAGGCGGGAAATGGGTCACTTGTGGAAAAGCTGACAATAACATGCAGG gaaacaaaatgtatgtgcatCCCGAATCGCCCAACACCGGAGCGCACTGGATGAGACAAGAGATCTCTTTTGGTAAACTGAAGCTTACTAACAACAAGGGCGCCAGCAACAATGCACAG ATGATAGTTCTTCAGTCTCTTCATAAGTACCAGCCAAGGCTGCACATTGTGGAGgtgacagaggacagtgtggaCATGAGCTCTAGTGACCCAAAGACCCAGACCTTCACATTCCCTGAGAACCAATTTATTGCTGTCACTGCATACCAGAACACGGAT aTCACACAACTAAAAATTGACCACAACCCTTTTGCAAAAGGCTTCAGAGATAACTATGATTC CATCTACACAGTTCCAGAGGGCGACCGGTTAACCCCGTCTCCGACCGATCCATCTCGCTCCCATCAGATCGTCCCAGGTCCCCGCTATGCAATGCAACCTCTGTTCCAGGACCAGTTCGCAAATAACCTGCCCCAGAACCGCTTCTACAACAGCGAGAGGACCGTACCCCAGAACAATGGCCTCCTATCGCCCCAGCCAGAGGACAGCGCCTCCCAGAGGTGGTTTGTCTCCATGCAGCAGACAGGAGCTGGCTCCAACAAGTTGGATCTGAGCTCCTACGAAGGGGACTACGCCAGCGGCCTGATCCCATACAGTATCAAGTCCCTGCCTCTACAGACTCCTCACGCTCTCAGCTACTACCCTGATTCTCCGTTCAGCCCAATGGCGACGGGCTGGGGCTCCAGAGGGTCCTATCAGAGAAAAGTAGCCACAGGACTCCCCTGGTCCCCGAGACCCAGCCCCCAAGGATTCCCTGAGGACCAGCTGCCAGTGGCCGACAAGGACATAGCTCAGGAAGATGAGATTAGCAGCAGTGGGGGCAGTCTAACGTCATCATGGAGCGATCACCACTCACCCCTGGACAAGGCTGACTCTGCGGCCTACAACGGGGTGTGTAAGAGGAGGCGCACATCGCTGGTGGGACCGAGCACGGAGAGCTCTCTCAACATTAAGTGTGAGGAGGACCTGACGCCCACGGCGATATACACCAAGGACTCCCCTGTTACTAAAAGCATGGCTTACTGCTCCTTCTACATGAGCCCTTAG
- the eomesb gene encoding eomesodermin isoform X2 has product MLGEGESNSFPSPKDAPDPEEKRKSPVVGADDPAMAGSASRYTDGLGSGRYYLSPSKTAGEVTSPCSLFPYSQSGAVYTAPGGSRYSTSLHFGSVLPPTGFSSAVCPGRNQFGPAYQFGQGGCLYPSYSSGAGGVTPSSSAGMRAQVYLCNRPLWLKFHRHQTEMIITKQGSFNMTGLNLSAHYNVFVEVVLADPNHWRFQGGKWVTCGKADNNMQGNKMYVHPESPNTGAHWMRQEISFGKLKLTNNKGASNNAQMIVLQSLHKYQPRLHIVEVTEDSVDMSSSDPKTQTFTFPENQFIAVTAYQNTDITQLKIDHNPFAKGFRDNYDSIYTVPEGDRLTPSPTDPSRSHQIVPGPRYAMQPLFQDQFANNLPQNRFYNSERTVPQNNGLLSPQPEDSASQRWFVSMQQTGAGSNKLDLSSYEGDYASGLIPYSIKSLPLQTPHALSYYPDSPFSPMATGWGSRGSYQRKVATGLPWSPRPSPQGFPEDQLPVADKDIAQEDEISSSGGSLTSSWSDHHSPLDKADSAAYNGVCKRRRTSLVGPSTESSLNIKCEEDLTPTAIYTKDSPVTKSMAYCSFYMSP; this is encoded by the exons ATGCTCGGAGAGGGAGAAAGCAACTCCTTCCCTTCCCCCAAGGATGCCCCCGACCCGGAGGAGAAGAGAAAGTCCCCCGTGGTGGGTGCAGATGACCCGGCCATGGCCGGCAGTGCTAGCCGGTACACCGATGGACTCGGGTCAGGCCGATATTATCTGTCACCATCCAAGACAGCTGGAGAAGTGACGAGTCCCTGTTCCTTATTCCCTTATTCCCAGTCTGGGGCCGTGTACACCGCGCCCGGCGGGTCTAGGTATTCGACGTCGCTTCACTTCGGTTCGGTGTTGCCTCCCACGGGTTTCTCCTCGGCGGTGTGCCCCGGGCGCAATCAATTCGGCCCGGCCTACCAGTTCGGACAAGGTGGCTGTCTCTATCCGTCCTATAGCAGTGGTGCCGGTGGAGTGACCCCATCTTCCAGCGCAGGGATGAGGGCTCAGGTCTACCTCTGCAACCGGCCTCTCTGGCTCAAGTTTCATCGCCATCAGACAGAGATGATTATTACCAAGCAAGGCAG tttcaacatgacTGGTTTGAATCTCTCCGCTCACTACAACGTGTTTGTGGAGGTCGTGCTCGCTGACCCCAACCACTGGAGGTTTCAAGGCGGGAAATGGGTCACTTGTGGAAAAGCTGACAATAACATGCAGG gaaacaaaatgtatgtgcatCCCGAATCGCCCAACACCGGAGCGCACTGGATGAGACAAGAGATCTCTTTTGGTAAACTGAAGCTTACTAACAACAAGGGCGCCAGCAACAATGCACAG ATGATAGTTCTTCAGTCTCTTCATAAGTACCAGCCAAGGCTGCACATTGTGGAGgtgacagaggacagtgtggaCATGAGCTCTAGTGACCCAAAGACCCAGACCTTCACATTCCCTGAGAACCAATTTATTGCTGTCACTGCATACCAGAACACGGAT aTCACACAACTAAAAATTGACCACAACCCTTTTGCAAAAGGCTTCAGAGATAACTATGATTC CATCTACACAGTTCCAGAGGGCGACCGGTTAACCCCGTCTCCGACCGATCCATCTCGCTCCCATCAGATCGTCCCAGGTCCCCGCTATGCAATGCAACCTCTGTTCCAGGACCAGTTCGCAAATAACCTGCCCCAGAACCGCTTCTACAACAGCGAGAGGACCGTACCCCAGAACAATGGCCTCCTATCGCCCCAGCCAGAGGACAGCGCCTCCCAGAGGTGGTTTGTCTCCATGCAGCAGACAGGAGCTGGCTCCAACAAGTTGGATCTGAGCTCCTACGAAGGGGACTACGCCAGCGGCCTGATCCCATACAGTATCAAGTCCCTGCCTCTACAGACTCCTCACGCTCTCAGCTACTACCCTGATTCTCCGTTCAGCCCAATGGCGACGGGCTGGGGCTCCAGAGGGTCCTATCAGAGAAAAGTAGCCACAGGACTCCCCTGGTCCCCGAGACCCAGCCCCCAAGGATTCCCTGAGGACCAGCTGCCAGTGGCCGACAAGGACATAGCTCAGGAAGATGAGATTAGCAGCAGTGGGGGCAGTCTAACGTCATCATGGAGCGATCACCACTCACCCCTGGACAAGGCTGACTCTGCGGCCTACAACGGGGTGTGTAAGAGGAGGCGCACATCGCTGGTGGGACCGAGCACGGAGAGCTCTCTCAACATTAAGTGTGAGGAGGACCTGACGCCCACGGCGATATACACCAAGGACTCCCCTGTTACTAAAAGCATGGCTTACTGCTCCTTCTACATGAGCCCTTAG